One stretch of Croceibacterium atlanticum DNA includes these proteins:
- a CDS encoding S9 family peptidase — protein sequence MAALGKALIILALAAPTPLLARTMTPEDVVRLQAVGAIEISRDGSHIAYTRSHRPDVTKGEKDGGSRQQLYLASGPDNARAWLPEDMSVSGVGFSPDSSMVSFLWKKDDEKRAVWGIPVDGGAWRKLAEVGDADIRSYAWAPDGSTIYLLAGAAPDETRDKEKKAGFDSIVYEEEFRFNRLFAARIGAEVDADPAEITVPGHVSAMKVSPDGNWAMIETAPTPLVDDSYTSKRVAILDLASGEVLRTVETPGKIGDVEISPDGSKLSMIAAVDRNDPAPTTLYFVDVATGEYRALNEGEPEAAVDTEWMADGRLAAVIHVGAQSVLRFYNDSGNMIENVDPGDLILSSLEQGGNRLIVRADAPTHPGELFLYAGYGEFDRWTNSNPWLADIEFGTQRTMIYTARDGQAVEGILIEPVGTPPLEGSPTIMMVHGGPEAHYSNGWLTAYSMPGQVAAGQGYAVFHPNYRGSTAYGTAFSKQHQGNYTDPEFTDIVDGKNALVDMLITDPARVGITGGSYGGYATGWSATALTEEYAAGVMFVGISDQISKFGKTDIPEEMYLVHSTKWPWEDWMGMLEVSPIYHAGKADTPLLIMHGTDDPRVPPDQSYELYRFIKLQTDTPVRLVLYPGEGHGNSGTAARYDYNVRMMRWFDTYLKTGNRDAEMPPPRPALESGGED from the coding sequence GGCCGTTGGCGCGATAGAGATTTCGCGCGACGGATCGCACATCGCCTATACACGGTCCCACCGCCCGGATGTGACGAAGGGGGAAAAGGACGGCGGATCGCGCCAGCAGCTTTATCTGGCCAGCGGCCCGGACAATGCCCGCGCCTGGCTGCCGGAGGATATGAGCGTTTCGGGCGTCGGCTTTTCGCCCGACAGTTCCATGGTCAGCTTCCTGTGGAAGAAGGACGATGAAAAGCGCGCCGTCTGGGGCATCCCGGTGGATGGCGGCGCATGGCGCAAGCTGGCCGAAGTGGGCGATGCCGATATCCGCTCCTACGCCTGGGCGCCGGACGGATCGACGATCTATCTGCTGGCCGGGGCCGCGCCTGACGAAACGCGCGACAAGGAAAAGAAAGCCGGCTTCGATTCCATCGTTTACGAAGAAGAATTCAGGTTCAACCGCCTGTTCGCTGCGCGGATCGGGGCGGAAGTGGATGCCGACCCGGCGGAAATCACCGTCCCCGGCCATGTCAGCGCGATGAAGGTTTCGCCCGACGGCAACTGGGCGATGATCGAAACCGCGCCCACCCCGCTGGTGGATGACAGCTATACTTCCAAACGCGTGGCGATACTGGATCTTGCCAGCGGCGAAGTGCTGCGGACGGTGGAAACGCCGGGCAAGATCGGCGATGTCGAAATTTCGCCCGACGGCAGCAAGCTTTCCATGATCGCCGCGGTGGACAGGAACGATCCCGCGCCGACCACGCTCTATTTCGTGGATGTGGCGACGGGTGAATATCGCGCGCTGAACGAAGGCGAACCCGAAGCGGCGGTGGATACGGAATGGATGGCCGATGGCCGGCTGGCCGCGGTGATCCATGTCGGCGCGCAAAGCGTGCTGCGTTTCTACAACGATAGCGGCAACATGATCGAGAATGTGGATCCGGGCGATCTCATCCTCTCTTCTCTGGAACAGGGCGGCAACCGGCTGATCGTGCGCGCCGATGCGCCCACCCACCCCGGCGAATTGTTCCTCTATGCCGGATATGGCGAGTTCGATCGGTGGACCAATTCCAATCCGTGGCTGGCCGATATCGAATTCGGCACCCAGCGCACCATGATCTATACCGCGCGTGACGGGCAGGCGGTGGAAGGCATTTTGATCGAGCCGGTCGGCACACCGCCGCTGGAAGGATCGCCCACCATCATGATGGTGCATGGCGGGCCGGAAGCGCATTATTCCAATGGCTGGCTGACCGCCTATTCCATGCCGGGGCAAGTCGCGGCGGGACAGGGCTATGCCGTGTTCCACCCGAATTATCGCGGCTCCACCGCTTACGGCACGGCATTTTCAAAACAGCATCAGGGCAATTACACCGATCCCGAATTCACCGATATCGTGGATGGCAAGAACGCGCTGGTGGACATGCTGATCACCGATCCGGCGCGGGTAGGCATAACCGGCGGATCCTATGGCGGATATGCCACCGGCTGGAGCGCCACTGCCCTGACCGAAGAATATGCGGCGGGGGTAATGTTCGTCGGCATTTCGGACCAGATCTCCAAATTCGGCAAGACCGACATTCCGGAAGAAATGTATCTGGTCCATTCCACCAAATGGCCGTGGGAAGACTGGATGGGGATGCTGGAAGTCAGCCCGATCTACCATGCGGGCAAGGCGGACACGCCGCTGCTGATCATGCATGGCACGGATGATCCCCGCGTTCCGCCAGACCAGAGCTATGAACTCTATCGCTTCATCAAATTGCAGACCGATACGCCGGTGCGGCTGGTGCTTTATCCCGGCGAAGGGCACGGCAATTCCGGCACGGCCGCGCGCTATGACTATAATGTCCGCATGATGCGCTGGTTCGACACCTATCTGAAAACCGGCAATCGCGACGCGGAAATGCCCCCGCCCCGCCCCGCATTGGAAAGCGGCGGGGAGGACTGA